The genomic segment GCAGCGGCTTCACGACCGGGGGCTGTACTGGCGTTGAGCTCCTTTTTCAGGAAACTGCCTAATCCTGATAGATCCAGCCAGCCACCAGGGCTGCAAGAATTGCTCCCACCCAGAGCTCCAGCATCCACCACAGCGGGAAGTGCCGGCTAAACGGGGCCCAAGTTGCGATGGCGAAGTTTGTGGGAAGCCCCGCAGCAAAGCCGACGAGAACACCGACCTCAGCCGCAGTCTTCGGTCCGGCCCCTCGGGTCGCCCGCACTGACGCATAAAGCGATGCGACGATAGCGGCGAGGATAAACAGCATCACTATCCACGCACCCACGAAGAATGGGTACCGCGGTTGTTGCAAGAAGGCGCCGCCCTGCTGAGCGGCGGCGTATCGATCACGCAGTACCACCAGGTTGATGATGATGCTCCAGATGTTCCACACGACGCCTCCGGCCAAGGCGCCCAAGAGGACCCGGCGAGCATTGACAGAGGCCATAGGCCACCTCACAGGAAGCAAATTTTTGGGAGAGTTTCCGTTGAGTTGCGGATGCTAACAATCGGCCAGAAAACTGTCAAGGTCGGCACATCCGGCACCACGGAAGAGTCCGGTCGCTGATCCTCCGTGCCCAAGTTAGGCTGATATCGCGGCGGACCACTCCCCGTCAATTTCAGTGGGCGGGCTTAGCGCCGAGCGACGCTCGCCTCGTCCTTTCGCTGGTCCAGCAGCATGCGGGCGTTCTGAACCACCTCGATGAATCGGCGGGCGGCTTGGCAAATCACGTGGTTATTGCCGGCGTTGAGTGCGGCCGAGGAAACCAGCTCACCGCCGACGCCCAAGGCAACTGCGCCCGCGAGAATAAAATCTGCCGCGGTCTCCAGGTTCACGCCGCCGGTTGGCACCATCGGGACTTGCGGGAGCGGGCCGCGAAGCGCCTTGATGTAGCTAGCGCCGCCCAGTTCGCCACACGGGAAGATCTTCACGAAGTCCGCGCCCGCTTTCCAGGCATTCATCACCTCGGTGGGAGTAAGGGCGCCGGCCATCATCACGATGTCCCGAGACTTGGCAAAATCCACTGTCTCGTAATCCAGTCCAGGGCTGACCAGAAACTGCGCGCCGGCATCGGCGCACTGTCTGGCGGTGGCCGCATCGAGTACCGTTCCTGCCCCAACCAGCACCTCCGACCCCATGGACCTGGCCACCTCGCGAATCAGATCAACCGCCCCCGGAACCGTCATGGTGATTTCGGCGACAGGGATGCCCCCGAGGCATACCGCCTCGATGGCCATCATCGCCTGTTTTGCGGAAGCTGCCCGGACTACCGGAACGATGCCGACTTGGGTGATCTGATGGCGCACTTCCTGCTTAGTCATCGACTCGCCTCTTCTGCTGCGGTTGACAGCGTGGGCGCAAACTCATCGGGCCATCCAGCCTCCGTCCACGAGGAGAATATGGCCGTGGACGTAATTGCTGGCCGCGGAGCTGAGAAAAACTGCCGCACCCCCCAGGTCCGAGGGTTCGCCCCATCGCCCGGCGGGAATGCGTTCCAGGATTTGCCTGGAACGTTCCGCATCCTTGCGAAGAGCGGCGGTGTTGTCGGTTGCCATGTATCCGGGCGCGATGGCGTTGACATTGATCCCCTTGCAGGCCCACTCATTGGCGAAGGCCTTGGTCAGGGCGGCCACCCCCGACTTCGCCGCCGCATAAGAGGGCACCAGCACGCCACCTTGAAACGCCAGCAGCGAAGCGATATTGATGATCTTCCCACTACCTTGCTTCAGCATGTGCCGCGCCGCCAGTTGCGAAAGACGGAATACCGAGGTCAGGTTTACTGCGATGACTTCATCCCAGTATTGTTGCGGAAACTCGGCGGCCGGCGCGCGGCGTATGGTGCCGGCGTTGTTGACCAGAATGTCGATCGATCCGAACTCGTCCACGGTTCGCTGAATCAGTGCAGAGCAGACCTTCTCCTCGGCCACGTCGCCCGACATGAAAAACGCCTTGCGGCCAAGCCGGAGAACGTGGTCGCGGATGTCGCACGGCTCCGGAGTCAGCCCATGGCAGCCGACGTTGGCCCCGGCTTCGGCCAGCGCACGGGCAATCCCAAAGCCAAGCCCACTCTGCGAGCCGGTCACGAGCGCATTCTTACCTTCGAGTCGGAAAGCATCCAAGATCACGGTAGCGCCCCTTACGATTGAGCCGGGCCTGACCTGGCCCGGCTCTTCGCAACCACCATCTACTTCTTACGCCCGGCTTCCAGGCCTGAGCCCCCGCCGTCGAATCCGGGCTGCACATTCACCACGCCAAACTGGCGGTCCAGGACCTCGCGGTGCGCGGCCATGGCCCAGAGGAAGCAAATACGATGGCCCGGAACCGAGACGTTGGGATGATAACCGGTGGGCATCAGCACCGCATCGCCATCGCGCACCACGGTAACCAAATCGGGGTAGTCAGGGTTGTTGTAAACCATCTGGATTCCGAAGGCCGGCGCCGGCATGTTGAAGTACACATACATCTCTTCGAGCATGGCGGCGTGCTCGTGCGGCGGCCAACTGGTCCAATTGCCGGGATCGGACCAGGTGAAGCCCGCCACCAGCCTTCCCGCTTCAACGTTTTTCGCGATCGCCATGTGCAGGTGGCGCGACGCGTTAGTTCCGGACCCGGCCTGGAAGACCAATCCCGGATCCTTCAGTATTTCGGCGTAGCGCACGACCTGTAGAGGGTACCGGTGTTCGACATCGGCGGAGAACTCAGCGATATCAACAAGGCTGCCGCTCATGACTTCGACGAAAGACTCTCGCGGGATGTAGATCGAGTCGTATTGGCCAAGTTGGAACGACTGGCTCGCTACCTTCAGCGTGGCTTCCCCCGAGAGCACAATGAGGCCCGTCTCGCGATTCCCATTGCTGAAGGAAACGGCTGGCTTTGAGGAATTCAAAATGATGCGGCCGTAAGCCAGGTGCTTATTGGTGCTGTTTTCGGGAGTAACCGAGATGACCCGGCCGGTATGGGAGTTGGTGCCCCGGAACACCATCTTGTCGACGGGAACGTTCGACTGGTTGTTCATGACTCCGGACCTACGTGGCGGTTGGCATCATGTTCTTGGCCCCTTCAGCTTGGAAACCCGGGCGGCAGGCACCGTGGACTGCCGCCCGGATTGTCGGCTAGAAGCTGAACTTGACCGCGGCTTGGAAAGTACGTCCAAAGCCATTCTGGGTTTGGATTCTGCCAACGTTGGCGGTGTTGTTGAGGCTGGTGACCGGGTTGCCCAGAACCGGGTGGTTCAGCAGATTGAAGGTGTCGAGCCTCAGAGCCAGTTCCTTGGTCTCGCTAAAAATGAACTTACGGGAGAGAGCGGTGTCGAGCGTGAAGGCGCCCGGGCCCGAGAGGGAGTTGCGCCCCACGTTTCCAAACGTGCCGTTGGTGGGCGATGCGTAAGCCGTGTTGTTAAACCAGCAATCGCGGCTTCCCACGGTGGCTCCGTTAGAGCAGGTCCCACTACTGGGATCGCCCACCAGGTTGGGACGGTCCTTGAACGAGGTGGTCGTGCCGGTGAGGGCCGTATCCACGCCGGTCAGTACCGTGATGGGGATTCCGGTACGGTAGGTCAGAAGTGGCGCAATCTGCCAGTTGTTGAGCACCACACCCTTCCAACCCTGGTACTTGGGCGTATTCGCCACCAGAGAGATGTTCATGTTGTGGCGCACGTCGAAGCCACAGTTCCCGCGGTCGCCCTTGAGCACGGCCAGGTTGGGATTCGTAACCGGAGAGACGTAAAGATCCGGACGGCTGTTGGTCAGCTCTCCGGTGAAATCCTGGTCGCTGATGCAGTGCGACCAAGTGTAGTTCGACAGCAGCGTGAAGTTGTGGCTGAAGCGATGCCTCAAGCTGGCCAGCATCGCGTGGTAGTTGGCGTTGGCGCCATCCCAAAGCGAGGTCATGTTAGAGAAGTACTGGCCCTGCAGCGGGTTGGCTATCACCAGGGCGCGGCGGCAGTTGGTATTGCCGGTGGCGGCGGCGGCTCCGGCCGTGCAACCGCTTCCGCCGCTCGCCGCTGAGGGCGTAGCTACTGTCGCGACATTCATGCCCGGATTGGCTTCATACGCTACCCAGACGTGTGTCGTTTTGCTGCCCAGGTAACTCAACGAGAACAGCCAGTCGGCGCCGAACTGCTTCTCGACACTGAAGTTCCAGTTCTGTACGTACATGGGATGGACGTCGAAATTGTTGTTGATGTAGACGCCGTTCAGCGGGAAGAAGGCGGCCGGATCTCCCGGTTTGGGGAATGGCAGTGGGAACTGGGGAACGCCCGCCTGGCCGGCGTAGGGATTCGAAAGCGTACCGCCCGCGCTGGCTTTCGGAACGAAGCTGACCCCGCTGCCGAAAGGTGAATTGTCGGCATAGCGATCGAAGTAGTACAGCTCCGGACTGTCATAGAACAGGCCGTAACTGGCCCGCACGGTCATGTTACCTTTCTTGGTTGGGTCCCAGATCAGGCCGATGCGAGGCGAGAACTGCGCCAACTTATGCTGCGCGAACGCGCAGGGCACGCCGGGATCACCACAATACTGCAAGCCGGCGGGCGCATTCGGGTATACCGTGCTGTGCGTGCCGGCCACGAAGGCAGCGTAGTCGAAATGGCTGCCGCGATGCATGATGTCAGTCGACGGTAGATACGGCTCCCAGCGCACACCGACGTTGAACGTCAGGTTGGGCAGCAGTTTGATGTTGTCTTGTGCGTAGAGACCCCAGTAAGTGTATCTCCAGTTTTCCGCTTCCGGATTGCCCTGCGCGAAGTTGGAGGGGAAGCCGAGCATGAAGTCAACCAGGTTGTCTCCACTGCCGCCGGTGGTGTTGAACGTAAACTGCCCGTTGGACTGGAAGGTGGAGAGGTAGTTGAGCTGCATCTTCATGAAGTTGACGCCAAAAGAAAACTGGTGCTTGCCATGCACGATGTCCACATCATCGGCAAGCTGGTACAGATTGTTGATGAAGTATCCCGGCATGGAGGAGCCGCCGCCGACCGCGAAGTAGTTGGAAATGCTCAGCACTAATCCGTTCGGAACCGGGCTCGGGACAGTGATGCCGATACTGGCAGGATTGATCATGTCGTTAGCCGGGCCGCGGTGGATGGCGAGCCGGGTAGCTGTGACGTGGAAGGAGTTGACCAGGTTCGAGCTGATGGTAGACGTGTGGCCTATAGCCGCGGTCTGGAACCGGGCAAATTGGTTAGAGACCACGCTCTGCGGTACGATGTTGGTCTTGTCAAAAGGCAGCGGCGCTCTGGAATCGGTGCCGAAATAACGCATAAACACGGTCTGCTTGGGACTCAGGTTCCAATCCACTTTGGCCACGCCCTGGTCCTCGTTCCAAATCTGCGGGTAGGAATAGCTGATCTTGCCGCAGGCAGGATCGGGGGTGGCAGGAGGCACGAACTGCAGCAGGGCCAACGCCGAGGCATTGAAGCTTGCGGGATTGACTTTGTTGCCTGGAATGGTGATGCCGTTCACCGTCTTCAATGTCTTGGCTTTGCCGACGCCTTGGCATGCCGCCGACATCATCACGCTGAAGTCGCCAGTAAGCGTCGCGGGAGTCGGCACGATGATGGTTGCGAACGGCGCCGATGCCGACTGCCGGGTACCCTGGAAGCCCACGAAGAACAGCAATTTGTCTTTCTTGATGGGTCCGCCAAAGGTTCCCCCGAACTGGTTGCGCTTGATGCTCTCGTCTTTCGCGCCAGTAGAGAAGACCACGAGGCGGGCATTCACTGCCGGATTGCGCAGAAATTCAAAAACGCTGCCGTGATAGGCATTGGTGCCGGACTTGGTGACTGCATTCACCGTGGCGCCGGCGTGCACGCCGTAGCGCGCCGAAAGTCCGCTGCTCTGAACACTGAATTCCTGGACCGCATCCGGAAACGGATAAGGCGCATTCACGTTCGAGAAGGCGTCGTTGTTGTCGCTGCCATCCAACAAGAAGTTGTTGGCATTCTCCTGGCCGCCACCCACCGAGATGGGTTGCGAGGGCCCGTTGGCTTGGTTGTTGCCGTAGTTCTTGGTGCTGTTCAGGTCGTTGCTGGTGAGCGTGGGATTCGTCGCCGCACCCGACCCCATGACAAGTGACACCATATTGCGGCCATCGAGCGGAAGCTCCAGGATGCGCGCGTTGTCGATCATGGTCGAGATTGAGTTTTCGTGGGTTTCGACCAGTGCGGCATTGGCTCTCACCTCGACGGTCTCGGCAACGCTGCCCACGACGAGCTTGACATTCACTTCTGGGGTTTCGCCCACCTGCAACACGATGCCCGTCTGCAGGAAGTTCCGGAACCCGGTGGCCGTGACTTTCAATTGGTAGGGGCCGACCGGCAGGTTGGGCAGGGCGTAATTGCCCTCCGAACCGGAGACCGTGGTCCTGACCAATCCTGTATTGAACTGGCTGGCGGTGATTTGTGCTCCGACGATTGCCGCCCCGGTCGCATCGGTGATGCGGCCATGGATCTGGGCGAAGTTAACTGCCTGGCCGAAGAGAACGTTTTGCGCTAATGCTACGAACGCAACTACGGCCAGAATCTTCAGCATCTGTACGAACTTCATGGCGATTCTCCAAACTGCCCTTCGGCTAGGAAGTTGGTAAAGCTCCCAAGGATCGGTCCGGGGCTGCTGGGCGCACAAAAACCTATCGAGTGACGCGCGCGCTTGCCCCCTTCATTACTTTCTCGACTTCCGGCAGCGTCGCCATCGTGGTGTCTCCGGGTGTGGTCATGGCCAGTGCGCCATGCGCCGCTCCGCATTCGACAGCCCACTGGGGCTCGCGGCCGGTCAGAAACCCATAGATAAGACCGGAGGCAAAGGAATCGCCTCCGCCAATACGATCCAGGATCGCGAGACTTTCCCGACTCGTGGCGCGATAGAGTTTCCCGTCACAAAAGCAGACGGCACTCCAGTCGTTGATACTTGCCGACCTCACATGGCGCAGCGTGATGGCAACCGCCTTGATCCCGGGAAAGGCGGCCACCACGCGCTCGATCATGCGGCAGAAGTTTTCCGGATCCAGCTTCGAAAGGTTTTCATCCAGGGTCTCGACTTCGAACCCCAGGGCGGCGGTGAAGTCCTCTTCGTTCCCGATCATCACGTCCACCAACGGAGCCAGCTCGCGGTTGATCTTCTGCGCCGCCGGCTTGCCGCCGGCCGACTTCCACAGTGACTCGCGGTAGTTGAGGTCGTAGGAAACGACGACCCCGTGCTGCCTTGCCGCCTGCATGGCTTCCTTGGCAACGCCCGGCGTGGTTTCGGAAAGCGCGGCAAAGATTCCGCCGGTGTGGAACCAGCGCGCACCCTCATGCGCAAAAATCCCGGTCCAGTCGATGTCGCCGGGCTTGAGTTGCGAAACCGCGGTGTGCCCGCGATCGGAGCAGCCCAGGGCCGCACGCACCCCAAATCCTCGCTCCGTAAAGTTGAGGCCATTCCGCACCGAGCGCCCCACCCCGTCATACGGCACCCACTTCACATGCGACTGGTCCACGCCGCCCTGATAGATAAGGTCCTGGATGAGCCTGCCCACCGGGTTATCGGCGAACGCGGTGACGATCGCCGTGTCCATTCCGAAACAACGCTTCAGGCCGCGGGCGACGTTGTATTCACCGCCGCCCTCCCAGGCGCGAAAAGTGCGCGTGGTATGGATGCGCTCATCCCCGGGATCGAGCCGGAGCATGACTTCCCCCAAGCTGACCAGGTCCCACTTGCAACCGGCCTTGGGCTTACTCTGCAACATCGAATTGCCCTTCACCCGGCTGGGGTCGCATGGCGGAAGGAAAGCAGGTTCGCATTCCCTCCGTCATGTTGCCGCCCCGGCGGCCTCATGCTTTCGCCCGAAGGCGCTGCTTGGCGGGCGCCGCGGCCACTTGCGCACTGTAGCCAAGCTTTTTCGAAACGCCCTTGCAGGCCGCGATCAGCGCGTTCGCAATCTTGCTTTCGCCTTCCAGAATTCGATGGACCGGCCCGGAGACACTCATGGCCGCGATGGGCTGCCCGCTCTCGTCGAAGATGGGCGCCCCGATGCAGGCCACACCGGGCTCGTTCTCCTCGTTGTCGACCGCATAGCCCCGCTGGCGCGCCAGTTCCAGCTCCTTGCGCACGGTTTGCAGGCGCTGCCGCGAAAGCTTGGCGAGATAGAAGAAGTAGGGAGAACGCGAATCGTCCGCTCCCAGAAAAGCCAACATCGCCTTTCCCATGGACGTCTGGTGGGCCGGCATGCGGCATCCCACGGTCGCGCTCATGCGGAACGGACGCGCACTATCCACAATCTGCAGATAGAGAACGTTGCCGTCGTCGAGCACGCTGAGGTTCACCATCTCGTTAAAGCGCTCGCGCAGTTCCAGCATCAGCGGGCGGGCGATGTCCTTGATGTCGCGGCGGACATGGGTGGAGAGCTCGAACAACTTGATGCCCAGCATGTACAGGCTGCCATCGGCGCTGCGCTCCACGTAACCGCGCTTGGCCAGGGTGTGCAGCAGCCGGAACGTGCGGCTCTTGTTCAACCCGACCCGCCGGCTGATTTCGATCAACGTAAGGCCTTCGCTGCCGCCAAAGACTTCCAGCACATCCAGCGCCTTGGCGACCGCATCCACAACGTACTTGCCGGAGGTGGTTCGCGCTACCTTCATGTTTTATCTATTAAAATGCTGTTGCAATAGACAAATCATCGGCCACAGCCTGTCACCGGCGAGCCGGCTTGTCAAGCAGCATTCTTCCTTTCATGGAAAGATTGATTGTCCCGCTTCGGGAATCCACCCGTCCCCGGTGGGGCGCAAAGCCGGCTCGCTTGCCGGCGCCGCCGCCGGGACGGTGAAGTCGTACAATGGCCCCCACTTTGCAGACCGCGACTGCCCCTTCGACGTCACCCGTTGTTATGGCGGCGACGGATTGATTTGCGGGCTGCGGCATGGCGTCGTCTCGGGGGTCGCGGACCAAGAAGTGGGTTGACACACAACAGGAAACACGAAACTATTGTTTTGTCAATTACAACATCGTTGTATTGTATAAAACGATTCAGGATGCGGAGCAACTAAGCGGGCACATCCAATGATTCTGCCCAGACCGCTCCGCGAGGGACCCCGATGACCTCATCCGCGACTCATTCCCTGGCATCCTCAGCCGGCCTCCGCCTCGCGAGATACTCTTTGGGCGTCGGCGACCGCTTTGCCCATCAGGCCCGGGCTCAGTTGCGCGCCTGCGTCATGGCTGCGCAGCGTGGCGTCGAGATCATTCCGGTCTGGAACAAGTCGAACCGCGAACACCTTATTGTTGGTTCCAAGCCTGGGAGTGTGCGTGCCGCCGCCGAAAAGGCAGTGCGCGAACTGGAATGGACCAGGCCCTTCCACGTGGACGCCGACCACATCAACCTCGACACCGTGGACGGCTTCCTGCCATCGAGCGACTTCTATACCCTGGACGTTGCTTACGCCATTGGCAAACCATCGGAGGCGTCGGCAATCGACGCATTTATCCACCGCCATCCTGAGTTGCTGCGGCCCATCGAACTGCAAGGCCGCGGGTTCTCGCGGCAACTGTCGCGCGAAGGGTTGGCGGAGATTGCGACCAAGTACCTGTTCGCCACCCTGGAGGCGGGCAGGATTTATCGGCACATCGCGGGCGCGCTGGGAACGGGCGCCTTCATCACCGAAGTCTCGATGGACGAAACCGACACTCCCCAGAGTCCAGCCGAGTTGTTGGTGATCCTCGCGGCCCTGTCCGATGAGGGCATTCCGCTGCAAACGATTGCGCCGAAGTTCACCGGCCGCTTCAACAAGGGCGTGGATTATGTGGGAGACGTCGCGCAGTTTGAAGTCGAGTTTCGCAGCGACCTGGCGGTAATCGCTCATGCCATCCAGGTCTACGGCCTGCCTGCCCAGTTGAAGCTGAGCATCCATTCTGGCAGCGACAAGTTCTCCATCTATCCGGCCATCCGCCGCGCCTTGCGCGAAACCGGGGCCGGCGTGCATGTAAAGACTGCCGGCACCACCTGGCTCGAAGAACTGGTCGGACTGGCGGAAGCCGGCGGCGATGGACTTGGACTGGCGAAGGAGATCTACGCCGAGGCGCACGCGCATCGTGATGAGCTGTGCGCTCCGTACGCAGCCGTGATTGACATCAGCGCAGGGAGGCTGCCCTCCCCGCAACAGGTCAACGGGTGGTCGTCACAGCAGTACGCCAACGCTCTGCGTCACGACCAGAAGTGTCCCGAGTACAACTCCGATTTCCGCCAGTTGCTGCACGTTGGCTATAAGGTCGCCGCCAAGCTGGGCCAGCGCTATCTGGACATGCTGGTGGCGTGCGAAGACTCCATCTCACGTAATGTGATCGCCAACTTGTACGAACGGCATATCACCCCGATTTTCCTGGCTGGGGACGCGTCAGCGTAAGCCCGTTAGCCCAGGAGGAGAGCCATGGGCTTTATCAACGAAGACTTCCTTCTGCACTCGGAAGCCGCCAAGCGCCTTTATCACGGCTATGCCGAGCAGCAGCCGATCCTGGACTATCACTGCCACCTCTCGCCCCGAGACATTGCCGAGAACCGCAGCTTTCGCAATCTTTTCGAAATCTGGCTGGAAGGCGACCACTATAAGTGGCGCGCCATGCGAACCAACGGCGAGTCCGAGCGCTACTGCACCGGCGACGCTTCTCCGTTCGACAAGTTCCTGGCTTGGGCCCGCACGGTGCCGCACACGATTCGCAATCCCCTTTTCCACTGGACGCATCTCGAGCTGAAGCGCTACTTCAGAATCGATGACCTCCTCAATGAGCGCACCGCCCGCGAGGTATGGGAGAAGGCGAACGCCCAACTTGCAGGAGAAAGCCTTCGCACCCAGGCCATCCTGAAGAAGTTCAAGGTGAAGGCCGTTTGCACCACCGACGATCCTGCTGACGACCTCGCCTTCCACCGGCAGATTGCCGGCCGGCCGTTCGGCACGCGTGTCTATCCGGCGTTCCGGCCCGACAAAGCGCTCAACGTCCACCACCCCGACCTGTTCAACCCGTGGGTAGATCGCTTGGCTTCGGCCAGCGACGTCGATATCGTCAAGCTCGAGAGCTTTCTGGCTGCCCTCCGCCAGAGGCACGACTTCTTCCACGCCATGGGCGGCCGTCTTTCCGATCATGGCCTGAACTACTGCTATGCCGATTTGTGTTCGGAATCGACGGCGGCGCGCATATTCGACAACGCGCGTGCCGGAAAGGCCGCTACGCCGGTCGAGCAGCACCAATTCGCGTCGTTCATGATGCTCTACTTCGGCCACCTCGATGCCGGGAAAGGCTGGACCAAGCAGTTGCATCTGGGTGCGCTCCGCAATGCGAATACCCGCCTGCTGCAACAACTCGGTCCCGACACCGGCTCGGATTCCATTGGCGATTGGCCGCAGGCCGAGGCGCTTGGCCGCTACCTGGACGCGCTTGATCGCGAGCATGCGCTGCCGAAAACCATCCTGTACAACGTGAACCCGGCTGATAACTACGTCCTCGCCACCATGATCGGCAACTTTCAGGACGGGTCGGTGGCCGGAAAAATTCAGTTCGGCAGCGGGTGGTGGTTCCTCGATCAGAAGGAAGCCATGCAATGGCAGATCAATGCCCTGTCCAACGCCGGCCTGCTGTCGCGTTTCATCGGCATGCTCACGGATTCGCGCTCCTTCATGTCCTATCCCCGCCATGAGTACTTCCGCCGCGTGCTGTGCAATATGCTCGGGGCCGACATGGAAAGTGGCGAGTTGCCCGGCGATGAAGCGCTCATCGGCGGCATGGTGCAGAACATCTGCTTCGAAAACGCCCGTCAGTATCTCGGATTGGAACTCGACTTGGGCACGACCGAAAGCGCAGCCGCCGGCAAGCAGTTGGCGAAGTGCGGAGAACCGGCATGAGGGGAGCAGCGACCATCGTCTTCGGAAGAGTGCTGCCCTTCGTCCTGGCGGTCACCATCGGCGCGATCGCACAGCAGACCCAGGCGGCGGTTCCTCAGCAGCCGGGGCGCAGCGATCCATCGTTCACAGAACCTTCTCTCGCGCCGGGCGTGGACTATACCGTTCCCACCGAGACCGAGATCAAGGCCACGCTCGATCGCATTCTTGCTCACTTCGTCCGCTCCACACCGTATCGCATCATTGACTCCAGTACCGGCAAGCCAATCACCGACTTCTCTCATCCGGTGAAAACCGCCGAAGTCGATCTCAGCAACGGGGAGTTCAACGACTGGACCTACTCTACCGGCGTTGCGCTGGCCGGCATGTTGCACGTTGCCGATGTGACCGGGGACCGGCGCTACCAGGATTACGCGCTCAAGAACTTCGACTTCATCTTCGACCACCTCAATTACTTCCGCCGCCAGGCCCAGCAGTTTGGGCCGCAGCCGCACGGCTATCGCCGACTGCTGGCGATGCATGAACTCGATGACTGCGGCGCCATCGGCTTTGCACTCGTCAAGGCCTATGCGAAGAAGCAGGATCCGCGCTACCGCGAAACCATCGACGTAGCTGCCGATTTCGTCTCCCACAAGATGACGCGCATGCCCGACGGCACGCTGGCGCGCCCGCGGCCGCTGCCGGTCTCCATCTGGACCGATGATATGTACATGAGCATCCCGCTGCTGGCGCAGATGGGGCACCTCACGGGCGATGGCAAGTACTTCGACGATGCCGCCCGGCAGGCCATACAGATGTCGGCACGCGTCTTCAACCCCGCCAATGGACTCTACGACCACGCCTGGTTTCAAGGAGTGGATCACGACCCTAGGTTCTACTGGGGCCGCGCCGACGGCTGGGCG from the Terriglobia bacterium genome contains:
- a CDS encoding tagaturonate epimerase family protein; protein product: MTSSATHSLASSAGLRLARYSLGVGDRFAHQARAQLRACVMAAQRGVEIIPVWNKSNREHLIVGSKPGSVRAAAEKAVRELEWTRPFHVDADHINLDTVDGFLPSSDFYTLDVAYAIGKPSEASAIDAFIHRHPELLRPIELQGRGFSRQLSREGLAEIATKYLFATLEAGRIYRHIAGALGTGAFITEVSMDETDTPQSPAELLVILAALSDEGIPLQTIAPKFTGRFNKGVDYVGDVAQFEVEFRSDLAVIAHAIQVYGLPAQLKLSIHSGSDKFSIYPAIRRALRETGAGVHVKTAGTTWLEELVGLAEAGGDGLGLAKEIYAEAHAHRDELCAPYAAVIDISAGRLPSPQQVNGWSSQQYANALRHDQKCPEYNSDFRQLLHVGYKVAAKLGQRYLDMLVACEDSISRNVIANLYERHITPIFLAGDASA
- a CDS encoding glycoside hydrolase family 88 protein, with amino-acid sequence MRGAATIVFGRVLPFVLAVTIGAIAQQTQAAVPQQPGRSDPSFTEPSLAPGVDYTVPTETEIKATLDRILAHFVRSTPYRIIDSSTGKPITDFSHPVKTAEVDLSNGEFNDWTYSTGVALAGMLHVADVTGDRRYQDYALKNFDFIFDHLNYFRRQAQQFGPQPHGYRRLLAMHELDDCGAIGFALVKAYAKKQDPRYRETIDVAADFVSHKMTRMPDGTLARPRPLPVSIWTDDMYMSIPLLAQMGHLTGDGKYFDDAARQAIQMSARVFNPANGLYDHAWFQGVDHDPRFYWGRADGWALMSLAELLSVMPDNHPDRARVLELFQAGIRGVAELQGSTGLWHQLLDRTDSYLETSASAMFTFAIARGVNRGWLSPIYAPVAQAGWQAVAKRVRESGEIDGICVGTTAAYDAVYYYHRPTSTRAMQGYGPTLLAGAEMIQMLRSFDVERKLNTFHYRPRGK
- the uxaC gene encoding glucuronate isomerase, translated to MGFINEDFLLHSEAAKRLYHGYAEQQPILDYHCHLSPRDIAENRSFRNLFEIWLEGDHYKWRAMRTNGESERYCTGDASPFDKFLAWARTVPHTIRNPLFHWTHLELKRYFRIDDLLNERTAREVWEKANAQLAGESLRTQAILKKFKVKAVCTTDDPADDLAFHRQIAGRPFGTRVYPAFRPDKALNVHHPDLFNPWVDRLASASDVDIVKLESFLAALRQRHDFFHAMGGRLSDHGLNYCYADLCSESTAARIFDNARAGKAATPVEQHQFASFMMLYFGHLDAGKGWTKQLHLGALRNANTRLLQQLGPDTGSDSIGDWPQAEALGRYLDALDREHALPKTILYNVNPADNYVLATMIGNFQDGSVAGKIQFGSGWWFLDQKEAMQWQINALSNAGLLSRFIGMLTDSRSFMSYPRHEYFRRVLCNMLGADMESGELPGDEALIGGMVQNICFENARQYLGLELDLGTTESAAAGKQLAKCGEPA